One window of the Trifolium pratense cultivar HEN17-A07 linkage group LG2, ARS_RC_1.1, whole genome shotgun sequence genome contains the following:
- the LOC123911408 gene encoding homeobox-leucine zipper protein HAT4-like, whose translation MMVEKEDLGLSLSLNFPQNPPPNPQYLNLMSSSTHSSSPSTYNLQKPSSNDAFTSNSDRDSETCRGEERSLLLRGIDVNRLPSGADCEEEAGVSSPNSTVSSVSGKRSEREVTGEDLDMERDCSRGISDEEDAETSRKKLRLTKDQSIILEESFKEHNTLNPKQKLALAKQLGLRARQVEVWFQNRRARTKLKQTEVDCEFLKRCCENLTDENRRLQKEVQELRALKLSPQFYMQMTPPTTLTMCPSCERVAVPTSAVDASTRRHPMAPTHPRAFPMGPWATAAPIQHRPFDPIRPRS comes from the exons ATGATGGTTGAAAAGGAAGATTTGGGTTTGAGCCTAAGCTTGAACTTCCCTCAAAATCCACCACCAAATCCTCAATACCTTAATCTTATgtcttcttcaactcattcctCTTCTCCTTCTACCTACAATCTCCAAAAACCATCTTCCAATGATGCTTTCACTTCTAATTCAG ATCGGGATTCGGAAACATGCAGAGGCGAAGAACGATCTCTACTCCTCCGAGGAATCGATGTGAATCGGTTACCTTCCGGTGCTGATTGTGAAGAAGAAGCAGGAGTTTCATCTCCAAACAGCacggtttcaagtgtgagtggtaaACGTAGCGAAAGAGAGGTTACTGGTGAAGATCTTGACATGGAAAGAGATTGTTCAAGAGGAATcagtgatgaagaagatgcTGAAACATCAAGGAAAAAACTTAGACTCACTAAAGATCAATCAATTATTCTTGAAGAGAGTTTCAAAGAACACAACACTCTTAACCCC aaacaaaAGTTGGCACTTGCAAAACAATTGGGGCTTCGTGCTAGACAAGTTGAAGTTTGGTTTCAAAATCGTAGAGCAAG GACTAAGTTGAAGCAAACAGAGGTAGATTGTGAGTTTTTGAAAAGGTGTTGTGAGAATCTGACGGATGAAAATAGGCGATTGCAAAAGGAAGTACAAGAGCTAAGAGCACTGAAACTTTCCCCACAATTCTACATGCAAATGACACCACCCACAACACTTACCATGTGCCCTTCTTGTGAGCGTGTTGCTGTTCCAACATCAGCCGTTGATGCATCCACGCGTCGTCATCCTATGGCTCCAACACACCCTCGTGCATTTCCAATGGGCCCATGGGCCACAGCTGCTCCAATACAACACAGGCCCTTTGATCCAATCCGGCCCAGATCTTAA